A genomic segment from Thermogemmatispora onikobensis encodes:
- a CDS encoding peptide ABC transporter substrate-binding protein, whose amino-acid sequence MRKQKVTTGVFRLLLLGVLTLFVVACGGGGQSGTTTTTKAPASQQKFIFTNAGVQDIETFDPALVTDLPSSTAINLVFTGLVTLDENLNVQPEIASSWDISSDGLTYTFHLKSNVKFSDGTAVTSADVAYSIDRALQPATKSPVAGSYLNLIKDSDLLGTGKIKTIINDSLKTPDPQTISITLSKKAAYFLDALAYPTSYVVEKSIVEKYGKSWTDHLDEGGGTGPFKVQSYQHNKQIVFVPNPNYYGPKPQLQQIIMPFYQDVKTAYQVYQTGKVDITPIPITNIQQARARTGEYSETPQLSIDYLGMNYLVKPYDNVHFRQALSLAINRDQIMSAIWKNTRKPTYHIVPQGMPGYNASLTGPAGVTSTAGDKDKANQLLQQALKEMGLSSPSQLPPLQLYYPTGSQDVTNEITTLTSQWQSVLGITVKPVATDFNKLLEDLNALPGNPKGIGFWSIAWIADYPDPQDWLTLQFDKGSPNNQVNYGQNNSTDAAQQQQVQKNLEAADAMDNGSARYQAYNQAEQQLVNDVAWLSLDQRIGVRLLKPYVIGMKFNAQGLFPPELWADVYIAQHS is encoded by the coding sequence ATGAGGAAGCAGAAGGTAACCACAGGCGTTTTTCGCTTGCTGCTTCTGGGGGTGCTTACCCTCTTTGTGGTCGCCTGCGGTGGCGGCGGACAGAGCGGCACCACCACCACGACCAAGGCGCCAGCCAGCCAGCAAAAGTTTATCTTTACCAACGCCGGTGTCCAGGATATCGAGACCTTCGATCCGGCACTGGTGACCGATCTTCCCTCGTCGACCGCTATTAACCTGGTCTTCACCGGATTGGTGACGCTGGACGAGAACCTCAACGTGCAGCCGGAGATTGCCTCATCGTGGGACATCTCTTCCGACGGCCTCACCTATACTTTCCATCTGAAGTCGAACGTCAAGTTCAGCGATGGCACAGCAGTTACCTCAGCAGACGTGGCCTACAGCATTGACCGCGCCTTGCAGCCGGCCACGAAGTCGCCAGTCGCTGGCAGCTATTTGAACTTGATCAAGGACTCCGATCTGCTGGGCACCGGCAAGATCAAGACCATCATTAACGACAGCCTGAAAACGCCCGATCCACAGACGATCAGCATCACGCTCAGCAAGAAAGCCGCTTACTTCCTGGACGCGCTGGCTTACCCCACTTCCTATGTGGTGGAGAAGAGCATCGTTGAGAAGTACGGCAAGAGCTGGACCGACCATCTTGACGAGGGCGGCGGTACTGGCCCCTTCAAGGTGCAGTCCTACCAGCACAATAAGCAGATCGTCTTTGTGCCCAACCCCAACTACTATGGGCCCAAGCCGCAGCTGCAGCAGATCATCATGCCCTTCTATCAGGACGTGAAGACGGCTTACCAGGTCTACCAGACCGGCAAGGTCGATATCACGCCGATCCCCATCACCAACATCCAGCAGGCGCGCGCCAGGACCGGTGAGTACAGCGAGACGCCACAGCTCTCGATCGACTACCTGGGCATGAACTACCTGGTCAAGCCCTATGATAACGTCCACTTCCGCCAGGCGCTCTCGCTGGCCATCAACCGCGACCAGATCATGTCGGCCATCTGGAAGAACACCCGCAAGCCGACATATCATATCGTGCCGCAGGGGATGCCGGGCTATAACGCCAGCCTGACTGGCCCGGCGGGCGTCACCTCAACCGCGGGCGACAAGGACAAAGCCAATCAGCTCCTGCAGCAGGCCCTCAAGGAGATGGGCCTCTCCAGCCCATCCCAGCTGCCCCCGCTGCAGCTCTACTACCCCACCGGCTCTCAGGACGTGACCAACGAGATCACGACGCTGACCAGCCAGTGGCAGAGCGTGCTCGGGATCACCGTGAAGCCCGTGGCCACCGACTTCAATAAGCTGCTGGAGGACTTGAACGCGCTTCCGGGGAACCCCAAGGGCATCGGCTTCTGGTCGATCGCCTGGATCGCCGACTATCCCGATCCCCAGGACTGGCTGACGCTCCAGTTCGATAAGGGTTCTCCCAACAACCAGGTCAACTACGGCCAGAACAATTCCACCGATGCCGCTCAGCAGCAGCAGGTTCAGAAGAATCTGGAGGCGGCTGACGCTATGGACAACGGCTCGGCCCGCTACCAGGCCTACAACCAGGCAGAGCAGCAACTGGTCAACGACGTTGCCTGGCTCTCGCTTGATCAGCGCATCGGTGTGCGCCTGCTCAAGCCGTATGTGATCGGCATGAAGTTCAACGCTCAGGGTCTCTTCCCGCCTGAGCTGTGGGCTGACGTCTACATCGCTCAGCATTCCTAG
- a CDS encoding cysteine hydrolase family protein, with translation MSFMDHYTVPDFTAVALIVIDMQRDFLDGLPAGVAGTVAVVPRIVRLLQAFRAAECPIVHIVRIYLADGSNVDLCHRAAVERGAGWTLAGSPGCEIVPELLPDRFSRLEVERLLAGQVQYLWPREVVIYQPRWGAFYRTPLEDYLRRAHVSTLAICGCNFPYALRATLYEASERDFRLVLVEDAVSGLYEQGKQELQTIGVSIMRSAEVVAELQRLKADAREVAGDKPGGE, from the coding sequence GTGAGCTTTATGGATCATTACACCGTGCCTGATTTTACTGCTGTTGCTCTCATTGTAATTGATATGCAAAGAGACTTTCTCGATGGCCTGCCGGCGGGAGTGGCAGGAACTGTAGCAGTTGTGCCGCGCATTGTGCGTCTGCTGCAGGCTTTTCGGGCGGCAGAGTGCCCAATTGTCCATATCGTGCGTATCTATCTGGCAGATGGCTCGAATGTCGATCTCTGCCACCGGGCGGCGGTGGAGCGTGGAGCCGGCTGGACCCTGGCCGGTTCCCCAGGTTGTGAGATCGTGCCAGAACTGCTGCCTGATCGCTTCTCGCGTCTGGAGGTGGAGCGCCTGCTGGCCGGCCAGGTTCAGTATCTCTGGCCGCGCGAGGTGGTCATCTACCAGCCGCGCTGGGGAGCCTTCTATCGCACTCCACTGGAGGACTATCTGCGTCGGGCCCATGTTTCGACGCTGGCGATCTGCGGCTGCAATTTCCCCTATGCTCTACGTGCAACTCTCTACGAGGCGAGCGAGCGCGATTTCCGCCTGGTCTTAGTAGAAGATGCGGTCTCCGGTTTGTATGAGCAGGGCAAGCAGGAGCTGCAGACCATCGGGGTCTCAATCATGAGGAGTGCTGAGGTCGTGGCTGAGCTGCAGCGCCTCAAGGCTGACGCGAGGGAGGTGGCCGGAGACAAGCCTGGAGGGGAATGA
- a CDS encoding glycoside hydrolase family 3 protein, translated as MHISKRYFLLILLFFLLSSNACSTVTSSPGSGQLLPSTRGSATVRASPTVPTVVPSAATPTLDELARGIVRNLTLEQKLGQMVIVEFSGASYNPDLQQMIETSQVSGVLIENNNGNVESRDQLTALNTTLQAHAHIPLFISTDFEGGYVNELRRITGERPSEAAIGASGSTQYAYSQGLAAAQTLKALGLNVNFMPIVDVLTNANNPGLPQRTFGSDPTLVTNMGRAYLQGLTDGGVIGCLKHFPGLGAASVDPHRALPNDNRSLAQLASIDLVPYRTLVNEGIVPMVMTTHILNPQLDPRLPTSLSPAVVTDLLRNRLHFEGVTISDTLWMGGISNTYPLAQAAVLAIKAGEDLLLGPRGLSETRNMLAALKETVLKGELQESQINAAVERILALKLRYGILSQARALQLLATPGNDQVPTAHAPHPQSIAEADLRRSSWQEAL; from the coding sequence ATGCACATCAGCAAACGCTATTTCCTGCTTATACTGCTTTTCTTCTTGCTCAGCAGCAACGCCTGCAGCACCGTCACCAGCTCGCCTGGTAGCGGGCAGCTCCTCCCCTCCACGAGAGGGTCGGCAACAGTCCGAGCCAGTCCGACCGTGCCCACCGTGGTCCCATCCGCGGCCACTCCGACGCTCGATGAGCTTGCTCGTGGCATCGTACGCAATCTGACCCTTGAGCAAAAGCTTGGCCAGATGGTCATTGTTGAGTTCTCCGGGGCCAGCTACAACCCCGACCTGCAGCAGATGATCGAGACCAGCCAGGTCTCAGGCGTTCTCATCGAGAACAACAACGGCAACGTCGAAAGCAGGGACCAGCTCACAGCTCTCAACACCACCCTGCAAGCTCACGCCCATATCCCTCTCTTCATCAGCACCGACTTTGAGGGTGGCTACGTCAACGAACTGCGCCGGATTACTGGCGAGCGCCCTTCTGAGGCCGCTATCGGTGCCAGTGGCAGCACCCAATATGCCTACAGCCAAGGGCTGGCCGCTGCCCAGACCCTCAAGGCTCTTGGTCTCAATGTCAACTTCATGCCCATCGTCGACGTTCTCACCAATGCGAACAACCCCGGTCTTCCCCAGCGGACCTTCGGCTCCGACCCGACGCTGGTCACCAACATGGGGCGCGCCTACCTTCAAGGTCTGACCGACGGCGGGGTCATCGGCTGCCTCAAGCACTTCCCGGGCCTTGGTGCGGCCAGCGTCGACCCTCACCGCGCGCTGCCCAACGATAACCGCAGCCTGGCTCAGCTAGCCAGCATCGACCTTGTCCCCTATCGCACCCTCGTCAACGAAGGGATTGTCCCGATGGTCATGACCACCCATATCCTCAACCCCCAGCTCGACCCGCGTCTGCCTACCTCGCTCTCCCCAGCCGTGGTCACCGACCTCCTGCGCAATCGTCTCCATTTCGAGGGCGTGACCATCAGCGACACCCTCTGGATGGGCGGCATCAGCAACACCTACCCCCTGGCCCAGGCAGCCGTCCTGGCCATCAAGGCCGGAGAGGACCTCCTGCTCGGTCCGCGCGGTCTAAGCGAGACGCGCAACATGCTGGCTGCGCTGAAAGAGACTGTCCTCAAAGGAGAGCTGCAGGAAAGCCAGATCAACGCCGCCGTCGAGCGCATTCTGGCCCTCAAGCTACGCTACGGCATCCTCAGCCAGGCACGTGCTCTGCAGCTGCTGGCCACTCCTGGCAATGACCAGGTCCCGACAGCTCACGCTCCCCATCCCCAGAGCATAGCCGAGGCCGACCTGCGCCGCTCGTCCTGGCAGGAAGCCCTCTGA
- a CDS encoding AMP-binding protein, with protein sequence MGLTTAGLSHWQGEPAEIPLLNMTIGDLLDHRAEELPSSEAVVYSGYPEYGGALDLRWTYRDLREHAEAVARGLLALGLHKGEHIAVWAANLPEWLLLEMAAAKAGLVLVTVNPVLRARELEYVLRQGDVAALFFMARIRDHDCLETVRRLATPAGPPGVVRSETLPCLRYVCLIGPLPEALAQQRDWRPALFRELVAAGTAIPLEALRERQRSLSPDDVVQIQYTSGTTGFPKGAMLTHRNVLNNAMLFVRRSNGTPADRVCNPMPFFHTAGCVLAVLGCLYMGTTLVPMLAFDPLKTLQIVSRERCTLLGAVPTMLLALLQHPDFDRYDLSTLRAVTSGGAPVPLTLMQQVKEQIGADITIVYGLTESSPVITQTLPDDSFELKASTVGVPLPYTDVKIVDPASGAVVPCGTAGELCCRGYLVMKGYYKMPEKTAEAIDSDGWLHTGDLATMDEQGYVRIVGRLKEMIIRGGENIYPAEIEDFLLQYPGVAEAQVIGVPDPFFGEEIAAVIRPREGAQLSAEELRAFCQGQISHQKIPRYFLFTNNFPMTASGKVQKFLLREQAVKELGLQEARP encoded by the coding sequence ATGGGCCTGACCACCGCTGGTCTCTCCCACTGGCAGGGCGAGCCTGCCGAAATTCCCCTTCTGAATATGACCATTGGCGACCTGCTGGATCATCGTGCTGAAGAGTTGCCCTCAAGCGAGGCCGTCGTCTATAGCGGCTATCCCGAGTATGGTGGAGCACTCGATCTGCGCTGGACCTATCGTGACCTGCGCGAGCACGCCGAGGCGGTGGCGCGCGGTCTTCTGGCTCTGGGCCTGCACAAAGGCGAGCACATCGCCGTCTGGGCTGCGAATCTCCCCGAGTGGCTGCTGCTAGAGATGGCGGCGGCCAAGGCCGGGCTGGTGCTTGTGACCGTCAATCCCGTCCTGCGCGCGCGTGAGCTGGAGTACGTGCTTCGGCAGGGCGATGTCGCCGCCCTCTTCTTCATGGCGCGCATCCGTGACCACGACTGTCTGGAGACGGTGCGTCGGCTGGCGACTCCCGCCGGTCCCCCTGGTGTTGTGCGCAGCGAGACTTTGCCCTGTCTACGCTACGTTTGTCTGATCGGTCCTCTGCCCGAAGCTCTGGCTCAGCAGCGCGACTGGCGGCCCGCCCTCTTTCGCGAGCTGGTGGCCGCAGGAACAGCGATTCCTCTAGAGGCTCTACGTGAGCGCCAGCGCAGCCTCTCCCCCGACGATGTCGTCCAGATCCAGTATACCTCTGGCACGACCGGCTTCCCTAAAGGGGCCATGCTGACGCATCGCAATGTCCTCAACAACGCCATGCTCTTCGTACGCCGCTCCAATGGTACTCCCGCCGACCGCGTGTGCAACCCGATGCCTTTTTTCCACACCGCTGGCTGCGTCCTGGCGGTGCTGGGCTGCCTCTACATGGGCACGACGCTGGTACCAATGCTGGCCTTCGATCCCCTCAAGACCCTGCAGATTGTCAGCCGCGAGCGCTGCACGCTGCTCGGAGCCGTGCCGACCATGCTGCTGGCCCTCCTCCAGCACCCCGATTTTGACCGCTATGATCTTTCGACACTGCGGGCTGTGACCTCCGGAGGGGCGCCGGTACCGCTCACGCTCATGCAGCAGGTCAAGGAGCAGATCGGGGCCGACATCACCATCGTCTATGGACTGACGGAATCCTCTCCGGTGATCACGCAGACCCTGCCGGACGATAGCTTTGAGCTGAAGGCCAGTACGGTCGGGGTACCGTTGCCCTACACGGATGTCAAAATCGTGGACCCGGCGAGCGGCGCAGTGGTTCCCTGCGGGACAGCCGGAGAACTCTGCTGTCGCGGCTACCTGGTGATGAAGGGCTACTACAAGATGCCGGAGAAGACTGCAGAGGCCATCGATAGTGACGGCTGGCTCCATACCGGCGATCTGGCGACGATGGATGAACAGGGCTATGTGCGCATCGTGGGCCGCTTGAAGGAGATGATCATTCGCGGCGGGGAGAACATCTATCCGGCGGAAATTGAGGATTTCCTGCTGCAGTATCCAGGCGTGGCCGAAGCCCAGGTGATCGGCGTGCCGGACCCCTTTTTCGGCGAGGAGATCGCCGCCGTGATTCGCCCGCGCGAGGGCGCCCAGCTCAGCGCCGAGGAGCTGCGCGCTTTCTGCCAGGGCCAGATCAGTCACCAGAAGATACCACGCTATTTTCTGTTCACCAACAATTTCCCTATGACGGCCAGCGGCAAGGTTCAGAAGTTCTTGCTCCGCGAGCAGGCCGTCAAAGAGCTGGGACTGCAGGAAGCCAGGCCATAG
- a CDS encoding hotdog fold thioesterase, whose protein sequence is MELSSQEIVERLNGTRAGTLWEALDISLVSADKERVVLSMPIGPRHKQQAGYLHGGISVLLAETAASIGTALNINMEEQMALGLEINANHLRPKREGRLTAIATPIHRGRSTQVWEIRIQDEQEKLVCISRCTLAVVPRPPEAINPLMSSSQVSE, encoded by the coding sequence ATGGAACTGTCGAGCCAGGAAATCGTTGAGCGCCTCAATGGCACGCGGGCTGGCACCCTGTGGGAAGCCCTGGATATCTCGCTGGTCAGTGCCGACAAGGAGCGCGTGGTCTTGAGCATGCCGATTGGGCCGCGCCATAAGCAGCAGGCCGGCTATTTGCACGGCGGCATCTCGGTGCTGCTGGCCGAAACGGCGGCCTCCATCGGCACAGCCCTCAATATCAACATGGAGGAGCAGATGGCCCTGGGACTGGAAATCAACGCCAACCACCTGCGTCCCAAGCGCGAGGGCCGTCTCACCGCCATCGCCACCCCCATCCACCGCGGACGCAGCACCCAGGTCTGGGAGATCCGCATTCAGGACGAACAGGAGAAGCTGGTTTGTATCTCGCGCTGTACCCTCGCCGTGGTACCGCGTCCGCCCGAGGCCATCAACCCACTCATGTCTTCATCCCAGGTGTCCGAGTGA
- a CDS encoding FAS1-like dehydratase domain-containing protein, translating to MFDQSKIGQSFPPFTYQVERSKIHELNLAIGDENPLYHSKEAAQAAGYPDVPASPTTPTTFQFWGNTDFVKHLVAIGVNVMRIIHGEEEYEYLAPVYAGDVLTGVTTLVDGKSRQSKDGSSMDILTLETRYTNQSGQEVLKARQVLIVR from the coding sequence ATGTTCGACCAGAGCAAGATCGGGCAGAGTTTTCCCCCATTCACCTATCAGGTGGAGCGCTCTAAGATTCACGAGCTGAATCTGGCGATCGGCGATGAAAACCCGCTCTATCATAGCAAAGAAGCGGCGCAAGCGGCGGGCTACCCCGATGTTCCGGCCTCGCCGACGACGCCGACGACCTTCCAGTTCTGGGGCAACACTGACTTTGTCAAGCACCTGGTGGCGATCGGCGTCAATGTAATGCGTATCATCCACGGTGAAGAGGAATACGAGTATCTGGCGCCGGTCTATGCTGGGGATGTCTTGACCGGTGTGACCACTCTTGTGGATGGCAAGTCACGTCAGAGCAAGGATGGCTCGTCGATGGATATTCTGACGCTGGAGACTCGCTATACCAATCAGAGCGGGCAGGAAGTCCTGAAGGCGCGTCAGGTGCTGATCGTTCGCTAG
- a CDS encoding MaoC/PaaZ C-terminal domain-containing protein — protein MTTEAKLPTKRYFEDVQVGDEIPRLVKAPVTHLQLVRYAGASGDFNPLHTDPKIGEMLGIGGIIAHGMLIMGFLGQLLSDYVGPTALRKFGVRFKSMTRLDDVITCSGTITEKYEADGEARIAGKVQAVDQNGDVKASGTFVAALPKRGGE, from the coding sequence ATGACAACGGAAGCCAAACTTCCTACGAAGCGCTATTTCGAAGACGTCCAGGTCGGCGATGAGATTCCCCGGCTGGTGAAGGCGCCTGTGACCCATCTGCAGCTTGTGCGCTATGCTGGCGCCTCGGGAGATTTCAATCCCCTTCATACCGATCCCAAGATCGGGGAGATGCTTGGCATTGGCGGCATTATTGCGCATGGCATGCTGATCATGGGTTTTCTCGGGCAGCTGCTCAGCGACTATGTGGGGCCGACGGCTCTGCGCAAGTTCGGCGTGCGCTTCAAGAGTATGACCCGTCTTGACGACGTGATTACCTGCAGCGGAACGATCACCGAGAAATACGAGGCAGACGGCGAGGCGCGCATTGCTGGCAAGGTCCAGGCGGTGGATCAGAACGGCGATGTCAAGGCAAGCGGGACCTTCGTAGCGGCCCTGCCCAAGCGCGGCGGCGAGTAG
- a CDS encoding SDR family NAD(P)-dependent oxidoreductase: MGLLDGKIAIITGSGRGIGAAAAKLFAAEGAAVVVSDLDQGPADETVAAIRNAGGKAIAVAGDVTDPAFPAQLIKTTLDTFGGLDIIVNNAGYTWDGVIHKMTDKQWYAMLEVHNTAPFRILREAAHFIREAAKREQEANGRANPRKVVNVCSVSGLHGNAGQVNYATAKAGIVGLTKTLAKEWGRYNVQVNCACFGFIETRLTAPKEGGEKIAREGEEVELGIPGQMRQMATMLIPLGRPGTPEEAAGALLFLASPLSNYVSGHVLEVTGGSSL, encoded by the coding sequence ATGGGTTTGCTTGACGGTAAAATCGCCATTATCACCGGCTCTGGACGCGGCATCGGAGCGGCTGCTGCGAAGCTGTTCGCGGCGGAGGGGGCCGCTGTTGTGGTGAGCGATCTTGATCAGGGTCCCGCTGACGAGACGGTAGCAGCTATTCGCAATGCCGGTGGCAAGGCTATCGCTGTAGCTGGCGACGTGACTGATCCAGCCTTCCCGGCTCAGCTGATCAAAACCACCCTCGACACCTTTGGCGGCCTCGACATTATCGTCAATAATGCCGGCTACACCTGGGATGGCGTCATTCACAAGATGACCGATAAGCAGTGGTACGCCATGCTTGAGGTGCACAATACGGCTCCCTTCCGCATCCTGCGGGAGGCTGCCCATTTTATTCGGGAAGCGGCCAAGCGTGAGCAGGAGGCCAATGGGCGCGCCAATCCGCGTAAGGTGGTCAATGTCTGCTCGGTCTCGGGGCTGCATGGCAACGCAGGCCAGGTGAATTATGCGACGGCGAAGGCGGGCATCGTCGGCCTGACGAAGACGCTGGCGAAGGAGTGGGGGCGCTACAATGTACAGGTGAATTGCGCCTGCTTCGGTTTCATTGAGACGCGGCTGACGGCGCCCAAGGAGGGCGGTGAGAAGATTGCGCGCGAGGGTGAGGAGGTTGAGCTGGGTATTCCCGGTCAGATGCGTCAGATGGCTACGATGCTGATTCCGCTGGGGCGCCCGGGAACGCCCGAGGAGGCTGCGGGAGCCTTGCTCTTCCTGGCCTCTCCGCTCTCAAACTATGTCTCTGGTCACGTCCTGGAGGTCACTGGCGGCAGCTCGCTATAG
- the pheS gene encoding phenylalanine--tRNA ligase subunit alpha: MIEQLDALLAQLDALQERALRELEAINSSAELEDWDVRYLGRHRGELKNFSTLIPKLGKAERPIIGQKINAVKEKLESALEARRQELRDRELREALERERLDVTLPGRAVPAGHMHPISRTILEVARIFTRMGFQVVQGPEIETDYYNFQALNIPADHPARDMQDTFWIVPGEILLRTQTSPMQIRVMQATRPPVRVIVPGKVFRHEAIDASHEAMFHQIEGLLVDEQCTMANLKGSLARFAREMFGEDRRVRFRGSYFPFTEPSAEVDIDCILCKGSGCRLCKYTGWLEILGSGMVHPRVLREVGYDPRKYRGYAFGMGVERIAMLKYAIGEIRLFSGNDLRFLRQF, translated from the coding sequence ATGATTGAACAGCTTGATGCATTGTTGGCTCAGCTCGATGCTTTACAGGAGCGAGCGCTCCGCGAGCTTGAGGCGATTAACAGCTCGGCAGAGCTGGAAGACTGGGATGTTCGCTATCTGGGACGTCATCGCGGCGAGCTGAAAAATTTCTCGACCCTCATTCCGAAGCTGGGCAAGGCGGAGCGCCCGATCATTGGCCAGAAGATTAATGCGGTCAAGGAGAAGCTCGAAAGCGCGCTGGAGGCCCGCCGTCAGGAGCTGCGCGACCGGGAGCTGCGTGAGGCCCTGGAGCGCGAGCGCCTCGATGTAACCCTGCCAGGCCGGGCGGTGCCGGCGGGCCACATGCATCCCATTTCGCGCACGATTCTGGAGGTGGCACGCATCTTCACTCGCATGGGCTTCCAGGTCGTGCAGGGACCCGAGATCGAAACGGACTATTATAACTTCCAGGCTCTCAATATCCCGGCGGACCATCCGGCCCGCGATATGCAAGATACCTTTTGGATTGTGCCCGGCGAGATCCTGCTGCGTACTCAGACCTCGCCGATGCAGATCCGTGTCATGCAGGCGACACGCCCGCCTGTGCGGGTCATCGTGCCCGGCAAGGTCTTCCGCCACGAAGCCATTGACGCCTCCCACGAAGCGATGTTTCACCAGATCGAGGGCCTGCTCGTCGATGAGCAGTGTACGATGGCCAACCTCAAAGGGAGCCTGGCCCGCTTCGCTCGTGAAATGTTCGGTGAAGATCGCCGCGTCCGCTTCCGCGGCAGCTACTTCCCATTCACGGAACCCAGCGCGGAGGTTGATATCGACTGCATTCTGTGCAAGGGCAGCGGGTGCCGCCTCTGTAAATACACTGGCTGGCTAGAGATCCTCGGCTCCGGTATGGTGCATCCGCGCGTCTTGCGCGAAGTTGGCTATGATCCACGCAAATATCGCGGCTATGCCTTCGGTATGGGTGTTGAGCGCATCGCCATGCTCAAGTACGCCATCGGCGAAATCCGCCTCTTCTCGGGGAATGACTTGCGCTTCCTGCGTCAGTTCTAG